The Lineus longissimus chromosome 2, tnLinLong1.2, whole genome shotgun sequence genome window below encodes:
- the LOC135500141 gene encoding cilia- and flagella-associated protein 251-like, which produces MSTNGEMDNTGTNGMADEADIDKPNEDTEQNDVAESASEAQADGELGQQEVEGEVEEAAVEETKSAEDAPASEQGGEQMAAGEDVAAEFQDADTDAIEPTSQSQSPKVSAPPSPKGSAPPSPKGSAPPSPKGSAPPSPKGSAPPSPKGSAPPSPKGSAPPSPKGSAPPSPKGSATPAGSGKGSPLQRTPSPQQAEDSEGSPKGTPAPGSGMVSPVVALTSQVLAEATREAAEEMVEPAEGSPVPTEHSVEDKADQTVEELETEEATEQGTQTVQEAPPSQKGTPPPQDMTEEVSQTPKRTPTPQGSQEARTTTPQQTGSNHGSPSSRQGSHRSTRKTPTPGTPPGGHTPQRTLTPQASKPSTPQKERTPTPGQANTPSDVPPNTAAEERRVPTAPPAPELAQEEATPEKPSNPLSLVWSFGMNRHIPVLNMTDGNRKMIMYANAHTGILYDIEKNTQKLLQGHSNAITCTCVSQDKRWVVTADKGQDNTAIIWDSNTGFPVRTIFEPHKEGTAAIAITPNAKYLATLSAGATQVLAIWDWTTGDDNPVCTAQLKPSYGVQNYILFNPEDTTQLVTNSDSQVIFYSWKNEKMQYFAPPLSDRDFNKPVGKYSQTIYQRNSSRALTATSIGNLVVWDSNKPLTKVAASESTPDKKALKLVKMQDRGLNVLTTTDNFIVMGDANGHVKFFDQTLKLANWYQDFNIGPINSLSFAFVPEFDLIDGENGEYPPDATISARKFVIRDYAVGTMSAVYGYITSDGTKVDIVHRDHDAAVFALASHPFEPKLAMGSYSGLLKIWDYERKLSVASRYFERGNMIRSCAFDPRGEYLAVGFINGSVRILDAITLEDEVSEPFRYARDAITHCVFSHDSQYLATADAEFTVSVFKASTDDEPWVYLGRHRAHYKLIKDVIFTIQLDSNLPRLMSLGEDRMLVEYDLVSSSKDDLRVSSTDRIEQSAVPLSITMYPAITKEQFILTTNDQFKFKLYNSTTKMCRKTLLGPTYGTPLEKMIVIPGSDTDRRYLAYITSDKVGLSIMPLTGNPHNAMTLIAHPGKISNLACSYDGTYIFTAGGADATAHMWSTNYSALEAQGVLGGEDLIPFYGLLDGGRDGELFAELEDYFYYAQIRSQDVNTMDTRQVSTHIPLSEVPFVMRAMGFYPSEQEIMDMLNEVKYSKYVETGKYIDRIDLGDFIKLYVNHRPAFGLSPDRLKWAFEVLGLPGDQAESIERGEMLDLLQSKGEHMTEYELAEYLTTLLGCNPEGGSSEQLEFDPTTAGDLIADNLPFEISAEMFANEVLGFSMYSDVLNLENERTLTGQTV; this is translated from the exons ATGTCAA CTAATGGTGAAATGGATAACACCGGCACGAACGGGATGGCTGATGAAGCTGACATTGACAAGCCAAATGAAGACACTGAGCAAAATGATGTGGCTGAATCCGCCAGTGAAGCGCAGGCAGATGGAGAATTAGGTCAACAAGAAGTCGAAGGTGAAGTTGAAGAGGCAGCTGTTGAAGAGACCAAATCAGCAGAAGATGCACCAGCCTCAGAACAGGGAGGAGAACAGATGGCTGCAGGGGAGGATGTTGCGGCTGAATTCCAAGATGCAGACACTGACGCTATTGAACCAACATCCCAATCACAAAGTCCAAAGGTTTCTGCACCTCCAAGTCCAAAGGGTTCTGCACCTCCAAGTCCAAAGGGTTCCGCACCTCCAAGTCCAAAGGGTTCTGCACCTCCAAGTCCAAAGGGTTCTGCACCTCCAAGTCCAAAGGGTTCCGCACCTCCAAGTCCAAAGGGTTCTGCACCTCCAAGTCCAAAGGGTTCCGCACCTCCAAGTCCAAAGGGTTCCGCAACCCCTGCCGGAAGTGGCAAAGGATCTCCTCTGCAGAGAACACCAAGTCCACAGCAAGCTGAAGATAGTGAGGGTTCTCCTAAAGGAACACCAGCACCTGGAAGTGGCATGGTATCACCTGTTGTGGCTTTAACATCCCAGGTGCTGGCTGAGGCCACGCGAGAAGCAGCTGAGGAAATGGTTGAGCCTGCTGAGGGCAGTCCAGTTCCAACAGAACATTCAGTGGAAGACAAGGCTGATCAGACGGTTGAGGAACTGGAAACTGAGGAAGCTACTGAACAGGGTACTCAAACAGTCCAAGAAGCACCACCATCTCAGAAAGGAACACCACCTCCCCAGGACATGACTGAGGAAGTCTCTCAGACACCAAAGAGGACTCCAACACCACAAGGTTCCCAGGAAGCCAGGACTACAACACCTCAACAAACTGGTTCAAATCACGGGTCACCTTCTTCTAGACAGGGGTCACATAGATCTACAAGGAAGACACCAACCCCGGGGACACCTCCGGGTGGGCACACTCCACAGAGGACACTAACACCCCAAGCAAGCAAACCATCAACACCTCAAAAAGAAAGGACCCCAACCCCTGGCCAAGCAAATACACCAAGTGATGTCCCTCCAAATACTGCTGCAGAAGAAAGAAGGGTTCCCACAGCTCCTCCTGCTCCAGAACTAGCTCAAGAAGAGGCCACTCCAGAAAAGCCATCAAATCCGTTG AGTCTGGTTTGGTCCTTTGGAATGAACCGCCACATTCCCGTTTTGAATATGACCGACGGCAACAGAAAGATGATCATGTACGCCAATGCACACACGGGAATCCTCTATGATATCGAGAAAAATACACAGAAGTTACTTCAAGGCCAT TCGAATGCTATCACGTGTACCTGCGTGAGCCAGGATAAGAGATGGGTTGTGACGGCTGATAAAGGACAAGACAACACTGCGATTATTTGGGACTCTAATACAGG GTTTCCCGTTCGAACAATCTTTGAACCTCACAAGGAAGGAACTGCTGCCATTGCTATAACACCAAATGCCAAGTACCTTGCTACACTGAGTGCTGGAGCGACACAAGTGCTTGCCATCTGGGACTGGACGACTGGTGATGATAATCCTGTGTGTACTGCACAACTCAAACCCTCATACGGAGTGCAGAACTATATCTTATTCAATCCCGAAGATACCACACAATTGGTCACAAACAGCGATTCTCAAGTTATCTTCTACTCCTGG AAAAATGAAAAGATGCAGTACTTTGCACCACCTCTGTCTGACCGTGATTTCAACAAACCTGTTGGAAAGTACAGTCAAACCATTTACCAGCGAAACAGCAGCCGTGCATTGACTGCCACCTCCATTGGTAACCTTGTGGTTTGGGACAGTAACAAACCATTGACCAAGGTCGCTGCTTCTGAATCAACTCCAGACAAGAAAGCACTGAAGCTGGTGAAGATGCAGGATCGTGGCTTGAATGTGCTCACAACAACTGATAACTTCATTGTGATGGGTGATGCTAATGGACATGTTAAATTCTTTGACCAGACGTTGAAGCTGGCCAACTG GTATCAAGATTTTAACATTGGTCCAATCAACTCCCTCTCCTTTGCCTTCGTGCCTGAGTTTGATCTCAT tgATGGGGAGAATGGGGAGTATCCTCCAGATGCCACCATCTCTGCTAGGAAGTTTGTGATCCGAGATTACGCTGTGGGGACGATGTCAGCCGTATATGGTTACATCACATCAGATGGAACCAAAGTAGAT attGTCCATCGTGATCATGATGCAGCAGTCTTTGCCTTAGCTTCGCATCCTTTTGA ACCAAAACTAGCTATGGGAAGTTAttctggattgttgaagatctGGGACTATGAACGAAAGTTATCAGTTGCTTCAAGATACTTCGAGAGAGGCAACATGATACGATCTTGTGCATTTGATCCCAGAGGAGAATACTTGG CTGTTGGGTTCATAAACGGCAGTGTGAGGATCTTAGATGCCATCACTCTGGAAGATGAAGTCAGTGAACCATTCCGATACGCTCGTGATGCCATAACGCATTGTGTCTTCAGCCATGATTCACAATATCTGGCCACTGCG GATGCAGAATTCACAGTGTCAGTGTTCAAGGCATCGACTGATGATGAACCGTGGGTTTACCTCGGCCGTCATCGGGCTCATTACAAACTCATCAAGGACGTCATCTTCACCATCCAGCTGGATTCAAATCTTCCAAGACTCATGTCTTTAGGTGAAGATCGCATGTTG GTTGAGTATGACCTTGTGAGCAGCAGCAAGGATGACCTTAGAGTCAGCAGCACAGATCGCATTGAACAGAGTGCTGTGCCGTTATCAATCACCATGTATCCAGCAATCACCAAGGAGCAGTTCATCCTCACAACGAACgaccaattcaaattcaaactctACAACTCTACCACAAAGATGTGCCGAAAAACATTACTTGGTCCGACATATGGAACACCTCTAGAAAA AATGATTGTCATTCCTGGGAGCGATACTGACCGGCGATATCTGGCCTACATTACCTCGGATAAAGTTGGTCTCAGCATCATGCCACTGACGGGCAATCCACACAACGCAATGACTCTTATTGCCCACCCAGGAAAG ATCAGTAACTTGGCATGTAGTTACGATGGCACATACATCTTCACAGCAGGCGGGGCAGATGCTACTGCACATATGTGGAGCACAAACTACTC TGCACTTGAAGCTCAAGGGGTCCTCGGGGGTGAAGATTTGATCCCGTTCTACGGACTCCTGGATGGGGGACGAGACGGTGAGCTGTTTGCTGAACTGGAAGACTACTTCTACTATGCACAGATCAGAAG CCAAGATGTAAATACTATGGACACCCGGCAGGTATCTACCCACATTCCTCTCTCCGAGGTGCCGTTCGTCATGAGAGCTATGGGATTCTACCCGTCTGAACAAGAG ATCATGGACATGTTGAATGAAGTCAAATACAGCAAATACGTGGAGACCGGCAAATACATTGACAGAATCGATCTTGGAGATTTCATCAAAT TGTATGTGAACCACCGGCCAGCATTTGGTCTCTCGCCAGATCGGCTGAAGTGGGCGTTTGAAGTGCTTGGACTTCCTGGCGACCAGGCTGAATCAATAGAGAGAGGAGAGATGTTGGATCTGCTTCAGAGTAAAG GAGAACACATGACTGAGTATGAACTTGCTGAATACCTGACCACATTGTTAGGGTGCAACCCAGAAGGTGGCAGCAGCGAGCAACTGGAGTTTGATCCTACGACAGCGGGTGATCTCATTGCTGATAATCTACCTTTCGAGATCAGTGCGGAGATGTTTGCTAATGAAGTACTTGGATTCTCCATGTACTCGGATGTCCTCAACCTGGAGAATGAACGCACCCTCACTGGTCAGACTGTTTGA
- the LOC135500151 gene encoding SH2B adapter protein 1-like isoform X2, which translates to MASVNGDTSYIRWSDFCEQNASTAAVEFARNFRLFLYDNPSIDRPGVGSEFASAFVTHFLEHFHALVEPKYVETCFPSPLSLPKAKRTSSLSPTPHRSRPLIFDEDYSETDDQHSPVNHSKSHKPFFRKLSFRHFKGSVRGLFKQHSDEVELSSESNRPNYTRKKHARPKEKHDKTKLTKLIVECIKKGIVNQLVGEDYCGKSKWDRCQLVLVKTTGGHMLEYYTPPKSMKPKGGVFCYLITEARETTALEMPDHENTFVLKAENNQEYIFEANDVEEMKSWLLAIRQFTRTELFDHQAAGSLLAAASGKIQAGLTVNLPPIKSAVPSHLRSSDSNIDVVLRDYPWFHGTLSRMDAATFVLQHNMNGHGIFLVRQSETRKGEYVLTFNFQARAKHLRMTINNEGQCRVQHLWFQTIFDMLEHFRTHPIPLESGGVSDVTLTDYVVCVERPRSMSHNTTHSSGSSQSGSGAVAIRVADNSVWTAGGSVRMRTESLENMAREQAGHGRAVENHYTFV; encoded by the exons ATGGCCTCGGTCAATGGGGATACCAGCTATATCAGATGGTCGGATTTCTGTGAGCAGAATGCCTCCACAGCTGCGGTCGAGTTTGCCAGGAACTTCAGGTTATTTCTCTATGATAATCCAAGCATAGACAGGCCTGGTGTTGGCTCAGAGTTCGCCAGTGCTTTTGTCACACACTTCCTTGAACATTTCCATGCCCTGGTGGAGCCCAAGTATGTTGAGACGTGCTTCCCCTCACCCCTGTCGCTACCAAAAGCCAAGCGGACGAGCAGTTTATCACCGACGCCACATCGAAGCCGACCGCTCATTTTCGATGAGGATTATTCAGAAACAGACGACCAACACTCGCCTGTCAATCACAGCAAATCTCACAAACCATTTTTCCGTAAGTTGTCGTTTCGCCACTTCAAAGGAAGTGTACGTGGCTTATTCAAACAACACAGCGACGAGGTCGAACTGTCTTCCGAATCGAATCGACCTAATTACACTCGGAAGAAACACGCGAGACCGAAAGAAAAGCACGATAAAACAAAGTTGACCAAACTGATTGTGGAATGTATCAAAAAAGGAATAGTGAATCAGTTGGTTGGTGAAGACTATTGTGGTAAATCAAAATGGGATCGGTGTCAACTTGTCCTCGTCAAAACAACAGGCGGACATATGCTAGAATACTACACACCACCAAAG TCGATGAAGCCAAAGGGAGGAGTTTTCTGCTACCTGATCACAGAAGCTAGAGAAACGACAGCGCTTGAGATGCCGGACCATGAGAACACATTTGTGTTGAAG GCTGAAAATAATCAAGAGTACATATTTGAGGCAAATGACGTGGAAGAAATGAAATCATGGCTGTTGGCAATACGCCAGTTTACGCGGACGGAGTTGTTTGATCACCAGGCTGCCGGCAG TCTTCTTGCTGCTGCAAGTGGTAAAATCCAGGCTGGGCTTACAGTCAACTTGCCGCCTATCAAAAGTGCAG TGCCGAGCCATCTGCGTTCAAGTGACTCAAATATCGATGTGGTGTTGCGAGACTACCCATGGTTCCATGGCACCCTCTCACGAATGGATGCGGCCACCTTTGTACTTCAACACAACATGAACGGCCATGGCATATTTCTTGTTCGGCAGAGTGAAACACGGAAAGGAGAATATGTGCTCACATTCAACTTCCAAGCCAGGGCAAAG CATCTCCGTATGACTATCAATAATGAAGGACAGTGCCGCGTGCAGCATCTGTGGTTTCAGACAATATTTGACATGCTCGAGCACTTCCGCACGCATCCAATCCCGCTTGAATCCGGTGGTGTGTCGGATGTGACGTTGACAGATTATGTTGTCTGTGTGGAGAGGCCTCGCAGCATGTCGCACAACACCACGCATTCCTCGGGCTCAAGTCAGTCTGGATCTGGTGCTGTTGCCATTCGTGTTGCTGACAATTCAGTTTGGACAGCTGGTGGTTCGGTGCGCATGCGTACAGAATCGCTGGAGAATATGGCGCGAGAACAGGCCGGTCATGGAAGGGCAGTGGAAAATCATTATACATTTGTATGA
- the LOC135483461 gene encoding N-acetylglucosaminyl-phosphatidylinositol de-N-acetylase-like encodes MMLELLFGLYGLFCIALYLFISKNPVHVSRFSRVGWKRKVLLVTAHPDDECMFFSPTILHLTSAGHKVFLLCLSTGDFYGQGETRRVELIRSCEVLGIPEEHVFIVDDKALPDDPKVNWDPERICFYAYDYVTKLDINTIITFDESGVSGHMNHKATHRAFWRCLFQDNLPQGVEFYCLKTTNILRKYISVLDLPISLLTSGFKFVFISDWENVIRGQKAMQAHWSQLTWFRMLYIIFSGYMVINTLKPLSLERPRHHPPNKS; translated from the exons ATGATGTTAGAACTTCTTTTTGGTCTTTATGGCCTTTTCTGCATTGCACTGTACTTGTTCATAAGCAAGAACCCTGTCCATGTGAGTCGCTTTTCAAGAGTAGGCTGGAAAAGGAAGGTGTTATTAGTGACTGCTCATCCTGATGATGAATGCATGTTCTTCAGCCCAACCATTCTTCACCTGACATCTGCTGGACACAAAGTTTTCTTGCTGTGTTTGTCGACAG GTGACTTCTATGGCCAAGGGGAGACAAGGAGAGTGGAGCTCATTAGAAGCTGCGAAGTTTTAGGTATTCCAGAGGAGCATGTCTTTATTGTGGATGATAA AGCATTACCAGATGATCCAAAAGTGAACTGGGATCCTGAGAGAATATGTTTCTATGCTTATGATTATGTGACAAAGTTAGATATCAATACA ATAATCACATTTGATGAAAGTGGGGTCAGTGGACACATGAATCATAAGGCTACACATAGAGCTTTTTG GCGATGTTTGTTCCAGGACAATTTGCCTCAAG GGGTGGAATTCTACTGTCTGAAGACCACGAATATCCTGCGGAAGTATATATCTGTTTTAGATCTGCCAATCAGCCTCCTGACGTCAGGCTTCAAATTTGTGTTCATATCGGACTGGGAAAATGTCATAAGAGGGCAG AAAGCAATGCAAGCCCATTGGAGTCAGCTCACCTGGTTTAGGATGCTCTATATCATTTTCTCGGGGTACATGGTGATCAATACCTTGAAGCCGTTATCACTAGAAAGACCAAGACACCATCCACCAAACAAGTCTTAG
- the LOC135500151 gene encoding SH2B adapter protein 1-like isoform X1 yields MASVNGDTSYIRWSDFCEQNASTAAVEFARNFRLFLYDNPSIDRPGVGSEFASAFVTHFLEHFHALVEPKYVETCFPSPLSLPKAKRTSSLSPTPHRSRPLIFDEDYSETDDQHSPVNHSKSHKPFFRKLSFRHFKGSVRGLFKQHSDEVELSSESNRPNYTRKKHARPKEKHDKTKLTKLIVECIKKGIVNQLVGEDYCGKSKWDRCQLVLVKTTGGHMLEYYTPPKSMKPKGGVFCYLITEARETTALEMPDHENTFVLKAENNQEYIFEANDVEEMKSWLLAIRQFTRTELFDHQAAGSLLAAASGKIQAGLTVNLPPIKSAEAETIHVFHSQRRSSHGSVASDNPPEVPPRTPSRPFSTIATSGSSGGLSLRFSNTPSETGSPRSVPSHLRSSDSNIDVVLRDYPWFHGTLSRMDAATFVLQHNMNGHGIFLVRQSETRKGEYVLTFNFQARAKHLRMTINNEGQCRVQHLWFQTIFDMLEHFRTHPIPLESGGVSDVTLTDYVVCVERPRSMSHNTTHSSGSSQSGSGAVAIRVADNSVWTAGGSVRMRTESLENMAREQAGHGRAVENHYTFV; encoded by the exons ATGGCCTCGGTCAATGGGGATACCAGCTATATCAGATGGTCGGATTTCTGTGAGCAGAATGCCTCCACAGCTGCGGTCGAGTTTGCCAGGAACTTCAGGTTATTTCTCTATGATAATCCAAGCATAGACAGGCCTGGTGTTGGCTCAGAGTTCGCCAGTGCTTTTGTCACACACTTCCTTGAACATTTCCATGCCCTGGTGGAGCCCAAGTATGTTGAGACGTGCTTCCCCTCACCCCTGTCGCTACCAAAAGCCAAGCGGACGAGCAGTTTATCACCGACGCCACATCGAAGCCGACCGCTCATTTTCGATGAGGATTATTCAGAAACAGACGACCAACACTCGCCTGTCAATCACAGCAAATCTCACAAACCATTTTTCCGTAAGTTGTCGTTTCGCCACTTCAAAGGAAGTGTACGTGGCTTATTCAAACAACACAGCGACGAGGTCGAACTGTCTTCCGAATCGAATCGACCTAATTACACTCGGAAGAAACACGCGAGACCGAAAGAAAAGCACGATAAAACAAAGTTGACCAAACTGATTGTGGAATGTATCAAAAAAGGAATAGTGAATCAGTTGGTTGGTGAAGACTATTGTGGTAAATCAAAATGGGATCGGTGTCAACTTGTCCTCGTCAAAACAACAGGCGGACATATGCTAGAATACTACACACCACCAAAG TCGATGAAGCCAAAGGGAGGAGTTTTCTGCTACCTGATCACAGAAGCTAGAGAAACGACAGCGCTTGAGATGCCGGACCATGAGAACACATTTGTGTTGAAG GCTGAAAATAATCAAGAGTACATATTTGAGGCAAATGACGTGGAAGAAATGAAATCATGGCTGTTGGCAATACGCCAGTTTACGCGGACGGAGTTGTTTGATCACCAGGCTGCCGGCAG TCTTCTTGCTGCTGCAAGTGGTAAAATCCAGGCTGGGCTTACAGTCAACTTGCCGCCTATCAAAAGTGCAG AAGCGGAAACGATTCATGTTTTCCACTCTCAGCGACGTTCCTCCCATGGCAGTGTAGCTAGTGATAATCCACCGGAGGTGCCTCCGAGGACACCCAGTCGACCTTTCAGCACAATAGCAACATCCGGTAGCAGTGGGGGACTATCTCTCAGGTTCTCTAATACCCCCAGTGAAACAGGGTCCCCAAGATCAG TGCCGAGCCATCTGCGTTCAAGTGACTCAAATATCGATGTGGTGTTGCGAGACTACCCATGGTTCCATGGCACCCTCTCACGAATGGATGCGGCCACCTTTGTACTTCAACACAACATGAACGGCCATGGCATATTTCTTGTTCGGCAGAGTGAAACACGGAAAGGAGAATATGTGCTCACATTCAACTTCCAAGCCAGGGCAAAG CATCTCCGTATGACTATCAATAATGAAGGACAGTGCCGCGTGCAGCATCTGTGGTTTCAGACAATATTTGACATGCTCGAGCACTTCCGCACGCATCCAATCCCGCTTGAATCCGGTGGTGTGTCGGATGTGACGTTGACAGATTATGTTGTCTGTGTGGAGAGGCCTCGCAGCATGTCGCACAACACCACGCATTCCTCGGGCTCAAGTCAGTCTGGATCTGGTGCTGTTGCCATTCGTGTTGCTGACAATTCAGTTTGGACAGCTGGTGGTTCGGTGCGCATGCGTACAGAATCGCTGGAGAATATGGCGCGAGAACAGGCCGGTCATGGAAGGGCAGTGGAAAATCATTATACATTTGTATGA